From the genome of Vibrio orientalis CIP 102891 = ATCC 33934:
GATATCTCGCATAGATGATGCGAATATTGCGAGCATGATCTCTACTGTCACGATGGCGACAAAAGTTTGGATCATAGAGGTGACAAAACATATTCCTATAGCCTTAGGTATTGTTCCTTGGTTTGTCAGTAAGTAGGAAGTAATGAGTACTTTTCCGTGTCCTGCACCAAAGGCGTGAAATACGCCGTAGATAAAACTTGATGCGATAAACGCAATTGCGACGTCTTCTTTATTTTCCTGTATGTCATAAATGAGTTCGCCAAGTTCACCACTCAACCCACGTTGTACGTCAAATGCGAATATCATAAGTGTTGGCCATAAATACCAAAGGGTGGTACCTGACACGAACATAGCCAACATTTTCAAACAGTTCTTACTCATCAGTCGTGCACTCAAAATATAGGGTTTCGGTAAAAAGCTGACCGAGTTGGTCGTCTGGATCGGCATCAATAGGCAGTGCCATTGCGTAGGCCATTTGCGCGGGCGTAGGGTTTGGTTTTAATAGCTCTAGTTCGCAATCTAATCCTCCGTGAAAGCCAATAGAATGAGTAGTGATCCAGCTCATATCGACAAAATAGCTAGGATCAAAAATTAACAGCTTAAGGTTCTCGGTATTTGCTGGTATTGGTTTAGATAAAGGTAGGTCGAAATTAAGGGTGATTTTTCCACGCTTAAACGTCATTACGGGGTCAACGGCTACACGATATTTGATAGGTTGATCGCCTTGGTAGAAGTAAGTGAAGTAGTGATGGTTCAACATATTGTTGATCACATCATGCGCCAGGTTTTTAAGCGTCTCTGGTTTGGATAAATCCTCACCGTCTAGCATATATGCAGAAGTCATAGCGTCAAATTCCCAAACCATATACAAGCCTTGTATTTCGTTGCGGCTACCATGTATGTGGGTATCTACTTCAATCCAAGAGTGGGGGTGAGCGAACGCTTTGACAGCAAGTGTTAAAAGTAAAAAAAATATCTTTTTCATATCAAGTAGATGGTCGAGTTAACATCATTATTAGCAATAAAAAGTCCTATCAGGAAGCCTTGTTTTACTTAATGATCTAGTTAGCTAAGCAGTTAGTTAAGTTTTTCGATATTGACTGTAAGAACCTAAAGTAACTACGGTCTGCTACCTCTATATCAACACCCAAAGGATCGAGCTGGCCAATCTTAGCGTTAGTCCCTCGCACAGTAGACTCGATCACTGCAGGTGTGAACTGTGGTTCTGTGAATACGCACTTAACGTTCTTGTCTCGAATCGTTGTTTTGATCTTAATTAACGTCTTAGCACCGGGCTTACGTTCTGGTTCGACTGTGAAGTGTCCTAGTTTGTTTGTGTTGAAGTAATCCTCGAAATAACCATAAGCGTCATGGAATACGAAGTATCCTTCTTGCTTAAATGGTGCGAGTTGTCCCTGAATCTGATCAACAGTCTTTGTC
Proteins encoded in this window:
- a CDS encoding DUF1007 family protein; the protein is MKKIFFLLLTLAVKAFAHPHSWIEVDTHIHGSRNEIQGLYMVWEFDAMTSAYMLDGEDLSKPETLKNLAHDVINNMLNHHYFTYFYQGDQPIKYRVAVDPVMTFKRGKITLNFDLPLSKPIPANTENLKLLIFDPSYFVDMSWITTHSIGFHGGLDCELELLKPNPTPAQMAYAMALPIDADPDDQLGQLFTETLYFECTTDE